In a single window of the Palaemon carinicauda isolate YSFRI2023 chromosome 10, ASM3689809v2, whole genome shotgun sequence genome:
- the LOC137648178 gene encoding uncharacterized protein: MDRGGNILHLDGDIKGGWREYFEHEREKLGEAQKVEQPVMVIRNTEMKRAISKLKNCKAPAPSEFQIEVVKILDTEGEEWMLVLIRAIFEEEIMPIGWEESLMVSIFKQKGDIMVFGNYRGIKLTEHGLKVSKRVLDERL, translated from the coding sequence ATGGATAGAGGTGGAAATATATTGCATCTAGATGGAGACATTAAGGGGGGATGGAGAGAATACTTTGAACATGAGAGAGAGAAGCTAGGAGAAGCACAAAAGGTGGAGCAGCCAGTGATGGTGATACGGAATACAGAAATGAAGCGGGCCATAAGTAAGCTGAAAAATTGTAAAGCACCAGCACCATCAGAGTTTCAAATCGAAGTTGTCAAGATACTAgatacagagggggaagaatggatgctagtTTTAATAAGAGCAATatttgaagaggaaataatgcctataGGCTGGGAGGAGAgtttaatggtatctatatttaagcagaaaggtgacatcatggtaTTCGgcaactacaggggaattaaactaacagagcatggtttgaaagtttctaagagggtactagatgagagattgtaa